Below is a window of Veillonella rodentium DNA.
GCGGAATTCTCTATGGATAATTTGTGGCATCCTGTTGTAATGGGGGTATCCTTGGGCTTAATTTTGGGGAAACAGTTGGGGATTTTCTCCGCTGTATATATTCTCGTGGAATCCAAGGTCATTAAAATGCCGAGTAAGACGACATGGCCTGAAATTTATGGTACCGCAATATTATGCGGTATCGGCTTTACAATGAGTTTATTCGTGGCTACATTGGCATTTCCTCCCGGATTTAATCAGGAAATGGCTAAAATTGGTATTTTCCTAGGCTCTATCCTATCCGGTTTGTTAGGGGCTATAGTACTGCTTACTGCCTATCAAATACGCAAGATGCGTGGTAAACTATAATAGGATTATGTTTTGAAAGTATAGAAAGGTCTGAAATGGAACGAGTTTTTATTTTTTTACGTTCTCCAGCAGCAGCTACTTCCGTACTGTTAGGGGCAACGGTGATTGCTCTAATTTTAGCTAATTCACCATCGTCTGAACAATATTTTGGTATTGTTAATCATCATCTGGGCCCTTTATCGATCATGGAGTGGGTTAATGATGCATTGATGGCAATCTTTTTTCTCTTTGTCGGATTAGAAGTTAAGCGGGAGCTTATAGCTGGCGAGCTTAATACTAATGCAAAACGAGTTATGCCCGGTATTGCGGCTTTATTTGGTGTACTTACACCGGCGTTGATATATTTTTTGATCGCCGGTCATAGTGACGAATATATTCATGGTTGGGCTATTCCGACTGCAACAGATATCGCGTTTTCTATAGGAATCATCACTGCGTTAGGTTCACGTGTACCAAATGCGATGAAAGTATTCTTAACGGCATTGGCTGTTATTGATGATCTCATAGCGATTATCGTTATTGCCATTTTCTATGCTTCAAGCATTCATGCCATGTATTTGCTTGCTGCAGCTGTTATAGTGGCGGCATTGATCTATTGTAATAAAGCGGGATATGTGCGACCGCTACCGTATATTATTTTAGGATTTATCCTATGGTATTGTGTATTAAAATCAGGACTACATGCGACAATGGCGGGTGTTATTTTAGCTATGACGATTCCCGCACATGGTAAGGTCGGTCACATGGTAGTACGTCCTATGCAGCATTGGGAGCACGTGTTGTCCAACTGGGTTAGTTTTCTTATCGTTCCTGTGTTTGCATTCTTTAATGCAGGTGTGGACTTACGCGATGTTTCGTTAGGCGATTTAACGCATCCCGTTGTGTTAGGTGTTGCGTTAGGTCTTATCTTAGGTAAGCAGATTGGTATTTTTGGCGCCGTATTCGGTATGGTTAAGTTAGGTTTGGTATCGATGCCGACAGATTCCAACTGGAAACATGTATATGGTACAGCTATTGTATGCGGTATCGGCTTTACAATGAGTATTTTTGTATCTATTCTGGCATTTGATCCGGGTCATGCACAAGAAATGGCAAAGGGCGGTGTTATTTTAGGTTCAATTATCTCAGCCTTGCTGGGTTATATATTCTTACGAATTGTAGGTGCAAATCGCAAGGAATGCCATATCGGATTGTATCATAATTGTTGATCCTATAGTTTATAGCTTTTTAGTAAGCCATCCTTCATGGGTGGCTTATTTTTATATGATATAAATAGTTACAGTTTGCCTTATTAATGGTTTATAGATTCTTTAAAGATATATAGTATACTGAACCTTATAAAGTGGGGGTATGTATGATAAAAAAGATAATCATCGCATGTACATTGGTGTGCATGACCGCTATGATGTCATCTGTGATTCTGGCGAAAACCATAGATCGCGGTGCTCGCGGTAAGCATGTAACAAAAGTACAGACAATTCTGAAACACCATGGATTTTTACATGATTCTGTAGACGGCATTTATGGTCGTAATACGGAACAAGCAGTGCGAAACTTTCAAAAATCAAAAGGCTTGACTGCCAATGGTCGCGTAGACTCGAATACGATGAAAGAATTGGAAAAAATAGAACTCCAATATGGTGGGCATGGAACACAGCGTGGTCATAACGGAGTACCTAACAAATATACGCGGGTCTTAACGATGGAGGCCAGCGCCTACTCATCTCAGGATCCGGGAAATGGAAAGTATACGGCTACAGGCAGCCGCCTTCGTAAAGGTCTCGTCTCTGTAGATCCTAAGGTGATTCCGTTGGGGACTAAATTGTATATTGAAGGTTACGGGTATGCCGTTGCTGATGATACGGGCGGAGCGATTCGTGGACATCGTATAGACTTAGCCTATGACACTAGGGCTGAAGCATTACAGTTCGGACGCCAGACCGTTAAGGTTTACGTATTATAATTGAGACTCTCCGGTTGTGCCGGAGAGTTTTTTATCTTTTAATTTAGATATGCTGTTTTGAGTTGAGATCCATATTAGATAGATGAGAAGGTCTGATAAGATACCGAATTATGGTGTAAAAGAGAACTCGAATATTCGGAAAATATGATATAATAAGCAGTGAACAGATTTGGTTTACATGGCCGTGTATAGGCTGTGCTAAATGACCTCTAGTTGTATGATATGTGAGAAAAGGATTTTCTATGGATAAAGTACGGCGTGTCGAAAGAATGGTGGCAATGACAAAATTGTTGGTTGACTCACCTCAAAAATTGATTCCTTTAAATTATTTCTGTGATTTTTTCGGTATGGCAAAATCCACAGTCAGTGAAGATTTGACCTGTGTGAGACAGTCTATGGAGCACTTTCAGTTAGGAACACTGGAGACCGTGGCCGGTGTGGCCGGAGGGGTTCGCTTTATTCCGAATCGCAGAGGTTCTCAGGCAAATGGTATTTTAAAGGATGTACAGACCCGGTTGATGGAACCGGATCGTATTATTCCTGGCGGCTTTATTTATATGTCCGATATTTTGTACGACTGGCATGTGATGACGCGTCTGGGCGAAATTATCATGACTCGTTTTATGGATCGTGAGCCGGATTATATTTTAACAGTGGAAACAAAGGGAATTCCTCTTGCTGTTATGGTAGCACGAGCTTTCAATAAACCTCTTGTGATTGCACGGCGTGACAGTAAGGTAACGGAGGGGTCCGCTATCAGTATTAATTATGTAACGGGATCGTCGGGGCGTATCCAGACGATGACCTTAACTAAACGCGCTATACCGCCCAATGCACGGGTTCTCATTATCGATGATTTTATGAAAGCCGGCGGTACCGCAAAAGGGCTTAAAGAGTTAGTCCTTGAAATGAGCGGTGTCGTTGTGGGAACAGGTGTTTTGGTCGCTACAGCGGAACCGAATCCTAAATTGATTGATGACTATGAATCGTTGTTTACTTTCTACGGCATTGATGAAACTACGAAAAAGATAAATATTGAGCCTGTATTTGATGCAATATAGGTTCAGTTAATTGATATAGTTGACGTATCGATTTGTTATGAAATATACGGCGGAATCTATTATGATGAAATTTATTCCAAGTAGTGGTTGTGATGAATTGATGACATATGGTGAACAGATAGGAGATTACTATGAATATTGCGAGCCTCATTTTAGCAGCCGGTAAGGGTACTCGAATGAAATCCAAATTGCCTAAGGTCCTTCATAAGGTGGGGGGCAAGGCCATGGTGGAACGAGTATTGGATACCGTTCAATCCATGGGTACAAATCGAGATGTGGTCGTTGTCGGCTTCGGTGGAGATGCGGTGCAGAATTATTTGGGAGATCGTGCTGAATTTGTACGCCAAGAGGAACAAAACGGCACAGGTCATGCGGTAAAACAGGCACAACCCGTTTTGGGCGACTATGATGGAACTATTATCTTACTTTGCGGAGATACGCCACTGGTAACTAAGGAAAGTCTGGAAGCACTGTTACAAGAACATGTGAAATCGGGAGCGGCGGCGACGATTTTGACTGCGCGTATGCCTGATCCTACGGGTTATGGTCGTATTATCCGTAATGAAGCGGGCTCCGTGGTGCGAATCGTGGAACAGAAGGACGGTAAACCTGAGGAGTTGGCCGTACAAGAAATCAATACGGGTATGTATGCATTTGACAGCAAAAAATTATGGCCTTGTCTCGATCAGTTATCCGATGATAATGCACAAGGTGAACTTTATATTACGGATGTAGTCGGCATTCTCGTGAATGGTGGAGAACGTGTCAGTGCGTATATGACCGAGGACTTCGAAGAATCCCTCGGGGTAAACTCTCGCCATCAACTAGCACAAGCTGAAGAGATTTTAAAACGTCGTAAAAATCATGAACTCATGAATGACGGCGTGACTATTATCGATCCTGATACAACCTATGTGGCACCTGAAGTCGTAGTCGGTCCCGATACGATTTTACATCCCGGAACGATTTTGGAGGGGAGCACGGTTATCGGTAGCGGTTGTGAAATAGGCCCTCATACACGGTTGTCGAATGTAGTGGTTGGTAATGATACAGTCATTCATTTTACCTACGGGCATGATTGTGAGGTTAAAGATGGTGCAGACATTGGACCGTATGTTCATTTGCGTCCGGATACCGTTATCGGCAATAAGGTTCATATCGGTAACTTTGTGGAGGTTAAGAATAGCAACGTCGGAGACGGTACAAAGTTCCCTCATTTGTCGTACATCGGTGATAGCGATGTAGGTTCCGGTGTTAATATCGGTTGCGGTACGATTACCGTTAATTACGACGGCAAAGTTAAGCATCGTACAACCATCGGTGAAGGGGCTTTTATAGGTTGTAACAGCAATCTGGTGGCCCCTGTAACGATAGGTAACTACAGCTATGTAGGGGCGGGTTCTACGATTACGAAAGATGTACCCGATAAGGCGTTAGCCGTAGGGCGCAGCAAACAAATCGTCAAAGAAAACTGGGTTACAGATGATACTTTTAAAAAGAAATAGAAAATCAGGCAAAAATTTTTACACAACTGTGACAAAATAGTATACAATAATAGGGCAAGAGTGTGTATCTGTAATTCCAGGACAGATTACGAATAAGTAACCGATAGTACGAACAGATGAAAGGGTAACAAAATGGCATTTGAAGACGGCAAGAAACTTAAAATTTTCACAGGTAATGCGAATCCGGCGTTGGCAAAGGAAATTTGTGATTATTTAGGTTTGCCTTTAGGTGAAGCATTTGTAGGGCGCTTTAACAATGGCGAAGTGCAAATAATGATTGATGAAAGCGTACGTGGCAAAGATGTATTTATCATTCAACCGACCAGCTATCCTGTAAATGATAATTTAATGGAATTAATGGTTATGGCCGATGCTTTAAAACGCGCTTCGGCTCGTCATATTACGGCTGTAGTACCGTATTACGGTTATGCACGTCAAGATCGCAAGACTCGCGGACGTGAACCGATTACGGCTAAATTAGTAGCGAATTTGATGCAAACAGCTGGTATTACCCGTCTTGTAACTATCGATTTGCATGCAGGTCAAATTCAAGGCTTTTTTGATGTGCCTGTAGACCATTTGTTCGGCGCATCCATCTTGGCTAAATATATCAATGAAAAGAATATGGAAGATGTTATCGTCGTATCCCCTGATCTTGGCGGTGTTACAAGAGCTCGTGATTTGGCTGACCGCATCGGTGCACCGATTGCAATCATTGAGAAAAAACGTCCTGAACCGGGTGTAGCAAAAGTTATGAATCTCATCGGTGATGTGGCAGGTAAAAACTGTATTATTATCGATGATATCGTGGATACAGCAGGCTCCTTGGTTGAAGGTGCCAAAGCATTGGAGGAATTCGGTGCTAAATCCGTTACCGCCGCTGTTACTCATGCAGTCTTGACAGATCCTGCCAGTGAACGTATTGCAAATTCCAACATTAAGGAACTTATCGTTACGAATACCATTCCATTGCCGGAAAACTGCAAGTTACCGAATATTACACAATTGTCCGTTGCTCCATTGCTGGGCGAAGCGATTATGCGTATTTTCCATGAAGTATCGGTAAGTAATTTGTTTGATAAATAATAGGTGATCATTGAAATTAGTAGTAGGTCTTGGTAATCCCGGCAAGCAATATGCAATGACAAAACATAATATAGGATTTATGGTTGTTGATGCCATTGCCGACAGCGTGCCTCATACACCGTGGAAAGAGGAACAGAATGCCGATGTATGCAGTATCACTGTAGATGGAGAGAAAGTATTGCTTGTAAAACCGCAAACATTTATGAATGCCAGCGGTGAATCGGTAGGACCTTTGATGCGGTATTATAAAATTAGTCCTTCCGATGTGTATTGCATCTACGATGATATGGATTTGCCCGTAGGCAAGTTGCGCATACGTCCTAATGGCAGTTCCGGCGGTCATAACGGAATAAAATCTTTGATTTCTCATATAGGAACCGAGGAATTTCCGCGATTTCGTGTCGGTATAGGTCGTCCGTTGCCGCAGTGGACCGTGATTGACCATGTATTATCTCCATTCAGCGATGAGGTACAGGATAAGGTTGATAAAGGTATTAAGGACACTGTGAAAGCTGTGCTTGGTACGTTGGAGGTAGGACTCGACAAGGGAATGAATCAATTCAATCCTAAACGTCGTCCACATCGGTAATTACATGCATAAGGGCATGAGTCTCTTTGAGATTCATGCCTTTTTTATGAGGTATAAATATGGATCAAAATCGCATGCCTTTTGTAGAGGCCTTAAGTGCATATAAAGAGGAACATTTTGTGCCCTTTCATACACCGGGACATAAAATCGGGGGCGGTGCACCACAACTGTTACGCGAGTGGATGGGCGCGGCATTACCCTATGATTTAGGGGTTATGTACGCTTTGGATGACCTTCATGAGCCGGAAGGCGCTTTAAAGGATGCCCAGGATTTGACGGCCCATCTGTATGGAGCCGATTATTGCTGGTTTTCCATTAACGGGACGACGGCCCTCATAGAAACGATGATTATGGGAACAGTCGGTTCGGACGATACGATCATTATACCTCGTGAAGCACATAGGTCCGTTATTAGCGGACTCGTTTTATCGGGCGCGAGACCGGTCTACATGGAAGGGCGTTTTGAGGAGCGGTGGGGCGTTCCGTTAGGTGTTACTGTTGATGATGCAATAGCAACTATGGAGGCGCATCCGGAGGCAAAGGCTATCCTTGTGGTGTATCCCAATTATTATGGTATAGGCGTTGACATCAAACGTATTGTCGACGAGGCCCATAAACGGAATATGATCGTTCTCGTCGATGAGGCGCATGGACCTCATCTGCCGTTCTCAGAGTCTCTACCTGTCGAGGCGATTACCGCAGGTGCGGATTTGGTGGCGCAAAGTACGCATAAATCGGTCGGCTCCTTAACACAGACGTCCTGGCTCCTCGGCCAGGGGTCTCGTATTGCGCTTAGACGGATTACACAGATGCATCAGATGCTGCAGAGCACGAGTCCAAATTATATTTTCTTAGCGTCCTTAGATATGGCTCGCCATCAATTGGCTACGGAAGGCGTTGTACTCGTAAATCGAGCTGTAGAGTTGAGTATATATCTGCGAAATGCGTTACGATCCATTGACGGCATATCCGTGATGGAATACCCCGATATTGCGGACAAGGTGATCAATTATGACTGCACTAAGGTGCTTATTGATGCGGGGAACTTGGGATTGACCGGTATAGAGTTTGAACGGCTGTTGCGGTCTCATCATATCGAGGTGGAGCTGGTGCAGGCGAATCATGTACTGGTGCTGATCACCATCGGTGATACGGAATCATCGGTGAATGCTTTGATTCAGGCCGTACAAGCTGTCCGTGACGAAGCGATTGATAAACAGGCCGAGGCTGCTAAGATGCATATTATAGAGTCTTCGGCTTTACCTCAACCTGTAGCTCGCATGACACCGCGTAATGCCATGTATGCCAAGCGTGAGCGTATAGCGATAGATAAGGCTTTGAATCGTATTTCGGGTGAAACTATCGCATACTATCCTCCGGGGATTCCGTGCGTTGCGGTAGGTGAAGAGATTACACCGGCTGTGTTACAATATATAGAGAATCGAAAGGCCCTCGGCTATATGCCGAACGGAGCGGAGGATATGACGTTAGAAACGATATGGGTTTTACAGGAGTAGTTATTATGGGGACTTTAATCATTTTAGAAGGTGGCGACGGCAGCGGAAAAGCGACGCAGACGGCATTACTTGTAAAACGTCTTGCCGATGAAGGTCATGCGGTGAGGTCCGTGAGCTTTCCCAATTATGACAGCGATGCATCCATGCCTATCAAGATGTATCTGGCCGGGGAGTTCGGTCGTGATGTGAACGATGTTAATCCGTATATTGCAAGCTCCATGTACGCCATAGATCGATTTGCATCCTTCAGAACCGACTGGGAGGATTTTTATAATAGCGGCGGCATCATCGTTGCCGATCGGTATACGACGTCGAATATGGTGCATCAGATGGTTAAATACGACGATCCGGTAGAGCGTAAGAATTTTCTGGACTGGCTTGAAGATTATGAATTTATTAAATTCGGGCTTCCAAAGCCGGATGCGGTGTGCCTTCTCGATATGCCGTTAGAAGTGAGTGAAACGTTGATGGCGGAGCGGACCGGTAAAACGGGCGGTGCTACGGGTGATATTCACGAAGGTAATCATGCATATTTAGCGGCTGTTCATAACGCTTATGAAGAGTTGGTAAAGCGATATAAATGGCATCGCATTTCTTGTGTTGATAGGGATGATGTCGAGTCGTATCGGTTGCGTACCGTTGAAGCTATTCATAAGGATGTGTATTCCGCTGTTCATAGCCTATTGAAGCTCGATAGATATAAGTTAAGATAAATCGATATGAACTACCTGCTATTTAAGGCTGATATAGCCTGGTAATTTCCGGATAATAACAAAGGCGACTCTTTTAAAAGTCGCCTTTTTCCTATATAATATTAATATTGAGCAGATATTGATAGGAGGCGCTATGACATATTTTGATACCGTAATCGGTCAAGATTCGATTAAGTCACATCTATCTGAACTGGTAGGGCGCAATGCACTGCCTCATAGTTTGCTCTTTTATGGTGAAGCAGGCCTCGGCAAATTGGATATGGCAATAGGCTTGGCATCTCTTTTGTTGGGACGTCCCGTGTTTTCGCAGCCACGAGGTGAATCTTATTTGGCGGATGTGACTGCGGCTCGCTTAGCCAATGGTGAAAGCGAAAAGCGCATCGAAGCCGAAGGATTGCCGATTTATATCGATAAAGGGGATGCCTTCTGGATTCGTCCCATGAAGACGACCTTAAAGGTGGAACAGTGGTATAACTTATTGCAGGACCATTTATCGGTGGCGGGCAATGGAAATCGCGTCGTCATTGTGGAGGACTTTCACACGGCTAATGCGATCATGGCCAATGCGATGTTGAAAACCATCGAAGAGCCGCCGCAACAGGTATACTTCATCATCATTACAAACAAAATCAATACTGTATTACCGACCATCATGTCCCGATGTATGGGTGTCAGCTTTCATAGTGTCGATGCGGATACAATTCGTGCCGCAATGGAGGCGAAGGGGATTACCGGTGATATAGAACAGGCATTATTGGCCGGTCATGGCAATCCGCAGTTGGTGGAGCGGCTGGTCACACAGGGCCGTATCGAGATGCTGGAATTGGCAGTAAAAATCATGGATATACTGGCCTTTGAAGAACGGTGGTTCTCCATGATTTCCTTATCCTGTGAAAGTTTACCTCGAGAATCCCTCGGTGAATTAATGCATTGGTTGCGTTTGGTGAGCCGCGATATGATGGCTCTCAAAATGGGTGCTGCAGAGGCACAATTACAGGTGCCTATGTACAAGGCTCAATTATTACGATTATTACCGCGCTGGTCTATGCAGGCTCTCTCCGCAGTTATCGGAGAGACGTTACAGGCAGAACGGGCTTTGCGCTTACATATAAAAAATGCTCTCGTGATGGACGGTCTCAGTATCGCCCTTCATGATGCTCGTGAGGAGGATTAGATGGTAACCATCGTTGGTGTACGTTTTAAAAAAGCGGGCAAAATTTATTATTTTTTACCTGAACAGTTAGAGATATCCGTAGGTGACGGTGTCATTGTGGAAACCGCACGCGGTGTTGAATACGGTACGGTTGTCATCGGACCGAAAGACGTCAAAAAAAATACTCTTGTATCCCCGTTGAAGCCGGTGATTCGTAAGGCTACAGCGAAGGATCTTAAACAAATAGAAAAAAACGGAGAGAGGGAAGAGAAAGCGTTCGGTATTTGCCTCGAGAAGATAGCAAAGCGTAAATTACCGATGAAGCTGATCAATGTGGAATATACATTTGATATGAATAAAATCGTTTTCTTTTTCACCGCTGACGGACGTATCGATTTCCGCGAGCTGGTAAAAGATTTGGCTACGGTTTTTAGAACGCGTATTGAATTACGTCAGGTCGGTGTTCGCGATGAGGCGAAGGTCCTGAACGGTATCGGTGCCTGCGGCAGACCGTTGTGCTGCTCCAATTTTCTAGGTGATTTCACACCTGTATCGATTCGCATGGCTAAGGATCAGAATTTGAGCCTGAATCCGACAAAGATTTCCGGTGTATGCGGGCGCCTGATGTGTTGTCTCAACTATGAAGATGATATGTATAAAAAGGGCGGCGACCTGTATGTGAAAAAGGAACGTCCTGCCGCTGCACAGGATATTGAGCCGCCCGGGATTGGTAAAGAAGTGGTTACCGATGAAGGCATCGGTAAAGTTCTCAAGGTAAATCACCATAAACATACCGTTAAGGTGCAGCTGGAGGCGGGGCGAACGATCGATTTGAAATGGGCCGAGGTGGCATTGCCTGATGACTGAGCAGGAACGTCTAGATGACTTGGTTATCGACGGACTACAAATTTATCAGCGACGTGATATGTTCCGGTTTTCTTTTGATGCCATTGCATTGGTTCACTTTTGTCAATTTAATATCAATCATTCCTATGTGGAACTGGGCACCGGAACGGGGGTTATACCGCTTATCGGAACTTCACTTGGCGCCGGTCAGATAACGGGAATCGATATTAATGATACATTGATTGATCTGGCACGACGCAGCGTCGCACATAATGATAAATCGAATGTGGTAGCAATGGTATGCGGTGATTATCGGGAACTGTCGTATAGGGATTTACAAGACAAACCATTTGACGGGGTTATTGTGAATCCTCCTTTTTATGATTGTGAAAGCGGTGCACTGCCGACGTCGAAAGAGCGCGCGATCGCTTTACATGACAGTCATACGACCCTTGCAGATGTTCTTCAAGCGGTACAATCCTTTATCAAGTATAAAGGGAGGCTTTGGATGATCTACAGTGCCGGTCGACTGCAATATGTTTTATCTCAGTTGGAGAGGGCTCGTTTTCAGGTTAAACGATTGCGCTTTATTCACGGTATGATTGATAAACCGGCGAAGCTTGTACTGATTGAAGCCATTTATCAGGGCAACGCAGGACTTATATTGGAGCCGCCGCTTATCGTTTATGACAAGCCGAATGTGTACACAAAGGAGGTGTCCTCTTGGTATGAGCGATAACAGACAGGGCACTTTATATTTGGTATCTACGCCGATCGGCAATCTGGAGGATATGACCTATCGGGCGGTACGCATCCTCGGTGAGGTCGATGCCATTGCGGCGGAAGACACGCGGCACACAGGCATATTACTGAAACATTTTGATATCAGAAAACCCCTTATCTCCTATCATGAACATAACAAGGAGGAAAAAGGAAATTATATTATAGAGATGTTGTCGGAAGGGCGGTCGGTTGCCTGTGTCAGTGATGCGGGTATGCCCGCCATATCCGATCCGGGGGCTGATTTAGCGGTTAAGGCCATATCGGAAGGAATTACAGTAGTTCCTTTACCGGGACCGAATGCGGCGTTGACGGCGCTAATTGCATCCGGTCTTGATACAAGGCAATTTACCTTTGTAGGATTTTTACCGAAACGGGGAAAACATCGAGGCGAGGTTTTACGGGAACTTTCACAGGTTAAAGGAACCCTGCTGTTTTATGAGGCACCTCACCGATTACAAGAGGTTCTGCAGGATATGCATGATGCCTTCGGCAACCGGTCTATAACGGTGGCACGGGAATTGACGAAGAAGTTTGAAACCTTTGTACGCACCGATTTACAATCTCTCGTGGAAAATCTGGAACAATTAACCTATAAAGGGGAGTTCGTTCTCGTCGTGAGCGGTGCTGACATGGTGGAAACAGAGGCTGCCGATATATCAGATGCGTCTGCGTCTTACGCAGATGCGGTTAAAGAGCTCATAGGTGAAGGCGTACCTAAAAAAGAAGCAATTCGACAGGTGGCAAAGCATTTTAACGTTTCCCGCCGAGATGTATATAATATTGTAGAACGTTAAGACCTTCTCATTCGAAGGTCGGAAGGAGACACATTATGGGAGACACAAGAAAAACGTATTATATTACGACACCGATTTATTATCCGAGCGCTAAACTGCACATCGGGCATACATACTGTACGTCCGTGGCGGATACGATTGCACGTTTTAAGCGATTGGCCGGTTATGATGTGCGATTTTTAACGGGTTCTGATGAGCATGGTCAAAAAATCCAGCGTGCGGCGGAGGCGGAAGGTATCACACCTCTTGAATATACGACAAATATCGTAAACAGTTTTAAGGCACTGTGGGAAAAGATGCATATTTCCAATAATGATTTTATCCGCACCACGGATAAACGCCATGAAAAGGTCGTGCAGGAGCTGTTCACAAAAGCTTATGAGAAGGGCGACATTTACAAAGCCGAATATGAAGGCTGGTATTGTACGCCGGACGAAACATTTTGGACAGAGCAGAAGCTAGGCCCTAATCATACCTGTCCGGATTGCGGTCGTCCTGTAGAGCGCGTTAAAGAGGAAAGTTATTTTTTCAAACTCGGTAAATATACGGATCAATGGCTTAAGTTTATTGAAGAAAATCCAGATTTTATTCAACCTGAATCACGTCGTAACGAAATGATTCAGTTCGTAAAGCAGGGGTTAGAAGATCTCGCTGTATCCCGTACATCCTTTGATTGGGGGATCAAGGTGCCTTTTGACCCTAAACATGTAGTGTATGTATGGTTTGATGCGCTTGTAAACTATATCAGCGCGCTTTCTCCTTTTGATGGGGACGGCGAGCTGTACAAAAAATATTGGCCCGCAGATCTCCACTTGGTGGGGAAAGAAATCGTTCGTTTCCATACGATTATCTGGCCTATGATGCTCATGAGTCTTGAATTGCCATTACCTAAAAAGGTATTTGGTCACGGCTGGATGATCGTCGACGGTACAAAGATGAGTAAATCCCTGGGCAACGTAATCGATCCGATTCCGTTGATCGATACATACGGTGCCGATTCACTGCGATACTATCTGTTGAGTGAAATTCAGCTGGGGAACGACGGTAATTTCACATTGCCTAATTTCATTACAAAAATCAATGCGGATTTATCCAATGATTTAGGCAACCTCTTGAACCGTACCATTGCGATGATTGAAAAATATCATGGCGGTGTGATTACAAAAATCGATGATATGGATGATTTGGATCGTGATGTATCCGCCATGGCTATTCAGACCGTAAATGATTTTGAAAGCGCTATGGAAGCGATGGAGCTCAATAAAGCGATTAAATCCGTGTGGGCTTTCATCGGCCGCATGAATAAATACATTGATGAAACGATGCCTTGGGTATTGGCTAA
It encodes the following:
- a CDS encoding PSP1 domain-containing protein — translated: MVTIVGVRFKKAGKIYYFLPEQLEISVGDGVIVETARGVEYGTVVIGPKDVKKNTLVSPLKPVIRKATAKDLKQIEKNGEREEKAFGICLEKIAKRKLPMKLINVEYTFDMNKIVFFFTADGRIDFRELVKDLATVFRTRIELRQVGVRDEAKVLNGIGACGRPLCCSNFLGDFTPVSIRMAKDQNLSLNPTKISGVCGRLMCCLNYEDDMYKKGGDLYVKKERPAAAQDIEPPGIGKEVVTDEGIGKVLKVNHHKHTVKVQLEAGRTIDLKWAEVALPDD
- a CDS encoding tRNA1(Val) (adenine(37)-N6)-methyltransferase: MTEQERLDDLVIDGLQIYQRRDMFRFSFDAIALVHFCQFNINHSYVELGTGTGVIPLIGTSLGAGQITGIDINDTLIDLARRSVAHNDKSNVVAMVCGDYRELSYRDLQDKPFDGVIVNPPFYDCESGALPTSKERAIALHDSHTTLADVLQAVQSFIKYKGRLWMIYSAGRLQYVLSQLERARFQVKRLRFIHGMIDKPAKLVLIEAIYQGNAGLILEPPLIVYDKPNVYTKEVSSWYER
- a CDS encoding dTMP kinase; protein product: MGTLIILEGGDGSGKATQTALLVKRLADEGHAVRSVSFPNYDSDASMPIKMYLAGEFGRDVNDVNPYIASSMYAIDRFASFRTDWEDFYNSGGIIVADRYTTSNMVHQMVKYDDPVERKNFLDWLEDYEFIKFGLPKPDAVCLLDMPLEVSETLMAERTGKTGGATGDIHEGNHAYLAAVHNAYEELVKRYKWHRISCVDRDDVESYRLRTVEAIHKDVYSAVHSLLKLDRYKLR
- a CDS encoding aminotransferase class I/II-fold pyridoxal phosphate-dependent enzyme — protein: MDQNRMPFVEALSAYKEEHFVPFHTPGHKIGGGAPQLLREWMGAALPYDLGVMYALDDLHEPEGALKDAQDLTAHLYGADYCWFSINGTTALIETMIMGTVGSDDTIIIPREAHRSVISGLVLSGARPVYMEGRFEERWGVPLGVTVDDAIATMEAHPEAKAILVVYPNYYGIGVDIKRIVDEAHKRNMIVLVDEAHGPHLPFSESLPVEAITAGADLVAQSTHKSVGSLTQTSWLLGQGSRIALRRITQMHQMLQSTSPNYIFLASLDMARHQLATEGVVLVNRAVELSIYLRNALRSIDGISVMEYPDIADKVINYDCTKVLIDAGNLGLTGIEFERLLRSHHIEVELVQANHVLVLITIGDTESSVNALIQAVQAVRDEAIDKQAEAAKMHIIESSALPQPVARMTPRNAMYAKRERIAIDKALNRISGETIAYYPPGIPCVAVGEEITPAVLQYIENRKALGYMPNGAEDMTLETIWVLQE
- the rsmI gene encoding 16S rRNA (cytidine(1402)-2'-O)-methyltransferase: MSDNRQGTLYLVSTPIGNLEDMTYRAVRILGEVDAIAAEDTRHTGILLKHFDIRKPLISYHEHNKEEKGNYIIEMLSEGRSVACVSDAGMPAISDPGADLAVKAISEGITVVPLPGPNAALTALIASGLDTRQFTFVGFLPKRGKHRGEVLRELSQVKGTLLFYEAPHRLQEVLQDMHDAFGNRSITVARELTKKFETFVRTDLQSLVENLEQLTYKGEFVLVVSGADMVETEAADISDASASYADAVKELIGEGVPKKEAIRQVAKHFNVSRRDVYNIVER